The region CGGCCGCCGCCGCGCGCGGCACGTGGTACTCGGACTGCAACTCGTCACCGCTGCTCGGCGTGAAGCCGAGCTTGAAGTGCGGCAGCCGCTCGTGCCACGGGCCCGGCTCGCCGAGTTGCGGGGTGCAGTTCTCCGGCGGCATCCCGAGCACCGGGTGCCGCGGCTGGTCGGCAGCGGTGGTGCCGAGCCAGTCCGCCGGGGGCGGCGGTTGGTCGGCTGCCTGCTTGCGCCACACCTCGCGCAGCCGGGGAGTACGCCAGTCGGTGAAGACACTCACGCTGTACGCCGAGCCGAGCGCCTCGTCCAGCGCCTCCCGGTCGAGGTCGAGCCGCACGTACTGGCGCAGCTCGAAGGCCGGCACCACGTCCAGGGTGACCCGGGTGACCAGGCCGAGCGCGCCGAGACCGACCACCATGCCGGCGAACCTGTCGGTGTCGCGGTCGACCCGCAGCAGGTCGCCGTCGGCGGTGACCAGCTCCAGGCCGGCGACCGCGCTGGCCAGGTTGCCGTGGGTCTGACCGGAGCCGTGGGTGGCGGTGGCCACCGCGCCGGCGACCGAGATGTGTGGCAGCGAGGCGAGGTTCGCCAACGCGTACCCCTGGGTGTGTAGCTGTCCGGCGAGGTCGCCGTAGCGCATCGCGCCGCTCACGGTGACCTGCCCGCGCTCGTGGTCCACCTCGACGGCCGTGGGCAGCCCGGCGAGGCTGACCAGGTCGCCGTCGGTGTCGCCGAAGCGGTTGAAGGAGTGCCCGCTGCCCACCGCGCGGAGCCGCGGGCTGGCGGCGACCAGTCGGCGCAGTTCGTCGGTGGAGGTCGGTCGGTGGAACGCCCGGGCGGCGTACCGCACGTTGCCGGCCCAGTTGCGGCGCGGAACGTCGGTGGTCGACGCCGTGTGCGGTCCCTGCTCGATCATGTAGCGGTCTCCCGATCGGTGGACTGGTGGTCCGCCAGCGCGCTGACGAGGGCGTCCAGAACCGTATCCGTCTGGTGCGTGTTGTAGCCACGTTGGGCGATCGGCACACCGGCCGCGGTGGCGCGTTCGATCTCGCCCCGGGCCGCCTGCCGGGCCGATGCGTCGCCGGACATCAGGGCGTCCTGCCCGCGCCGGATCAACCGGTCGACGCGGTCCATCTGGTAGCCGCGCAGCCCGACCGTGAGGTCCGGGGTGGCGAAGGCGGCGTGACGCAGCGCGCGCAGGTCGACAAAACGGTCCCCGGCATGGCGGGCGAGCGCGGCGGACACCTGCTCGGGGTGCTCGCGGACCTGGTCGAGGACGAGCAGCTCGATGGCCGGACGGCCGTCGACCGGGTGCCGGGCGGTGACCAGCTCGCGCGGCACACCCTGCACAGGCACCAGCAGCAGTCGCGGCGGTGTCGCGTAACCGGCGCGGCGGGGAGGCTCGTCGAGGACCAGCGTGTCGACCTCGTCCCACCGGATCT is a window of Micromonospora sp. WMMD961 DNA encoding:
- a CDS encoding FAD-binding protein produces the protein MIEQGPHTASTTDVPRRNWAGNVRYAARAFHRPTSTDELRRLVAASPRLRAVGSGHSFNRFGDTDGDLVSLAGLPTAVEVDHERGQVTVSGAMRYGDLAGQLHTQGYALANLASLPHISVAGAVATATHGSGQTHGNLASAVAGLELVTADGDLLRVDRDTDRFAGMVVGLGALGLVTRVTLDVVPAFELRQYVRLDLDREALDEALGSAYSVSVFTDWRTPRLREVWRKQAADQPPPPADWLGTTAADQPRHPVLGMPPENCTPQLGEPGPWHERLPHFKLGFTPSSGDELQSEYHVPRAAAADALAALDDVAHLIAPVLLVCELRTVAADELWLSPNHRRDSFVVHFTWIDDTAAVLPVVAAVEERLAPFAPRPHWGKVFVTDPAELAARYPHHADFTALLTDLDPKAKFDTDPLNRYFPR